Proteins co-encoded in one Enterobacter sp. R4-368 genomic window:
- the priC gene encoding primosomal replication protein N'' — translation MKSAVLLQRLEQQLATLRQQVAPLAHHATVSARFDRHLFQTRSTRMQSYLDESTANMAALRHAVEHGRVEQVVWLAEHLTAQIAALTRESAVWSLREWDHASPGIARWQRRRLKHQEYERRLLAMKQEREQRLRSVTTLVEQQQLQKEVEAFAGRLTRCRHALEKIEGVLTRLTR, via the coding sequence GTGAAAAGCGCCGTGCTTTTACAGAGGCTGGAACAACAACTCGCGACGCTACGCCAGCAGGTCGCACCGCTGGCGCATCACGCCACGGTTAGCGCCCGTTTTGACAGGCATCTTTTTCAAACCCGCAGTACGCGGATGCAATCTTATCTTGATGAAAGTACAGCGAATATGGCGGCGTTACGCCACGCAGTTGAACATGGGCGGGTAGAACAAGTGGTCTGGCTGGCGGAGCATTTGACCGCGCAAATCGCGGCGTTGACGCGTGAAAGCGCCGTCTGGTCGTTACGCGAGTGGGATCACGCATCGCCGGGCATCGCACGCTGGCAGCGCAGACGCCTGAAGCATCAGGAGTATGAGCGTCGGCTGCTGGCAATGAAACAAGAACGCGAACAGCGTTTGCGCTCGGTCACTACGCTTGTTGAACAGCAACAGTTGCAGAAGGAAGTTGAAGCGTTTGCCGGCAGGCTCACCCGTTGCCGCCATGCGCTGGAGAAGATTGAAGGCGTGCTGACGCGCTTAACCCGTTAA
- a CDS encoding DUF454 family protein → MQRTILIIIGWLAVALGTLGVVLPLLPTTPFILLAAWCFARSSPRFHQWLLYRSWFGGYLRHWQQYRAMPPGAKPRAIAVILVTFAISLYFVNMLWVRILLLIILACLLFFMWRIPVIDAKQQKP, encoded by the coding sequence ATGCAACGCACTATTTTAATCATCATAGGCTGGTTGGCGGTAGCCCTTGGTACGCTCGGCGTGGTGTTGCCGCTGCTCCCAACCACTCCTTTTATATTGCTGGCAGCATGGTGCTTCGCCCGATCTTCGCCGCGTTTTCACCAGTGGTTACTCTACCGTTCCTGGTTTGGTGGCTATCTGCGCCACTGGCAGCAGTACCGTGCGATGCCGCCGGGCGCGAAGCCGCGTGCGATTGCGGTCATCCTGGTTACGTTCGCCATTTCATTATATTTCGTGAACATGCTATGGGTTCGAATTCTGTTACTGATCATTCTGGCCTGTCTGCTTTTCTTTATGTGGCGCATTCCGGTGATTGACGCAAAGCAACAAAAACCATAA
- the apt gene encoding adenine phosphoribosyltransferase: MTATAQQLEFLKNSIKSIQDYPKPGILFRDVTSLLEDPKAYALSIELLVERYKNAGITKVVGTEARGFLFGAPVALGLGVGFVPVRKPRKLPRETIAESYELEYGTDQLEIHVDAIQPGDKVLVVDDLLATGGTIEATVKLIRRLGGEVTDAAFIINLFDLGGEQRLQKQGITSYSLVPFPGH; encoded by the coding sequence ATGACAGCGACTGCGCAGCAGCTTGAATTTCTTAAAAACAGCATCAAAAGCATTCAGGATTACCCGAAACCGGGCATCCTGTTCCGTGATGTCACCAGTTTGCTGGAAGACCCGAAAGCGTACGCTCTCAGCATTGAACTGCTGGTTGAACGTTATAAAAACGCCGGGATCACCAAAGTTGTCGGTACCGAAGCGCGCGGTTTCCTGTTTGGCGCGCCGGTCGCGCTTGGTCTGGGCGTCGGTTTTGTACCGGTGCGTAAACCGCGTAAACTGCCGCGCGAAACCATCGCCGAAAGCTATGAGCTGGAGTACGGCACCGATCAGTTAGAGATCCACGTTGATGCGATCCAGCCAGGCGATAAAGTGCTGGTGGTGGACGATCTGCTGGCAACCGGCGGCACCATTGAGGCGACCGTAAAACTGATTCGCCGTCTGGGTGGTGAAGTAACCGACGCCGCATTTATCATTAATCTGTTCGACCTCGGCGGCGAACAGCGCCTGCAAAAACAGGGCATTACCAGCTACAGCCTGGTGCCGTTCCCGGGGCATTAA
- the dnaX gene encoding DNA polymerase III subunit gamma/tau: MSYQVLARKWRPQTFADVVGQEHVLTALANGLSSGRIHHAYLFSGTRGVGKTSIARLLAKGLNCETGITATPCGVCDNCREIEQGRFVDLIEIDAASRTKVEDTRDLLDNVQYAPARGRFKVYLIDEVHMLSRHSFNALLKTLEEPPEHVKFLLATTDPQKLPVTILSRCLQFHLKALDVDQIRNQLEHILDDEKIEHEPRALQLLARAADGSLRDALSLTDQAIASGNGQLSADVVSSMLGTLNDDQALSLVEAIVAANGERAMALVNDAASRGVEWDALLLEMQTLLHRIAMVQLTPSALGSDMAPVEHRLRELARTVPPADVQLYYQTLLIGRKELPFAPDRRMGVEMTLLRALAFHPRMPLAAPEATQHSFAPVAPTAVVAPQQVAVAPQMPSQMPPPQDVAMPDATSQVLAARRQLQRAQGADKAKKSEPAAATRARPVSNAALERLASVTERVQSRPAPSALEQAPAKKEAYRWKATTVVETVKEVVATPKALKKALEHEKTPELAKKLAEEAIERDAWAKEVSQLKLPKLVEQVALNAWKEQDGERICLHLRSSQRHLNSQGALKTLGEALSELHGAAVELTIIEDDNPAVRTPLEWRQAIYEEKLAQARESIIADSNIQTLQRFFDADLDEESIRPL; this comes from the coding sequence ATGAGTTATCAGGTCTTAGCCCGAAAATGGCGACCACAAACTTTTGCTGACGTCGTCGGCCAGGAGCATGTGCTGACCGCACTGGCGAACGGCTTATCCTCAGGACGCATCCATCATGCGTATCTGTTTTCTGGCACCCGTGGTGTCGGAAAAACCTCTATTGCCCGCTTGCTGGCGAAGGGGCTTAACTGCGAAACCGGCATCACCGCCACACCGTGCGGCGTCTGTGATAACTGCCGCGAAATCGAGCAGGGCCGCTTTGTTGATTTAATAGAGATTGACGCCGCCTCGCGCACCAAAGTGGAAGACACGCGCGATCTGCTGGACAACGTACAGTACGCACCGGCGCGTGGGCGTTTCAAAGTTTATCTCATCGATGAAGTGCATATGCTCTCGCGTCACAGCTTTAACGCGCTGTTAAAGACGCTGGAAGAGCCGCCCGAACATGTCAAATTCCTGCTGGCGACCACCGACCCGCAAAAACTGCCGGTGACCATTCTCTCTCGTTGCCTGCAGTTCCATCTTAAAGCGCTGGATGTCGACCAGATCCGTAACCAGCTCGAACATATTCTCGACGACGAGAAGATCGAACACGAACCCCGCGCGCTGCAACTGCTGGCGCGCGCCGCTGACGGCAGCCTGCGTGATGCGCTGAGTCTGACCGACCAGGCGATAGCCAGCGGCAACGGCCAGCTTTCCGCCGACGTGGTCAGTTCTATGCTCGGCACGCTCAATGACGACCAGGCGCTTTCGCTGGTTGAAGCGATCGTCGCCGCCAACGGCGAACGCGCAATGGCGCTGGTGAACGATGCGGCCTCGCGCGGGGTTGAGTGGGATGCGTTGCTGCTGGAAATGCAAACGTTACTGCACCGCATCGCGATGGTTCAGCTCACACCTTCGGCGCTTGGCAGCGATATGGCGCCGGTTGAACACCGTCTGCGTGAGCTGGCCCGTACGGTACCGCCTGCCGATGTGCAGCTCTATTATCAGACGTTGCTGATTGGCCGCAAAGAGCTGCCGTTTGCGCCGGACAGGCGTATGGGCGTCGAGATGACGCTGCTGCGCGCGCTGGCTTTCCACCCGCGGATGCCGCTGGCCGCGCCGGAAGCAACACAACACTCTTTTGCTCCCGTGGCACCCACGGCGGTAGTCGCGCCGCAGCAGGTTGCTGTCGCACCGCAAATGCCTTCGCAGATGCCACCGCCACAAGATGTAGCGATGCCCGACGCGACCAGCCAGGTGCTGGCGGCGCGCAGACAACTGCAACGCGCGCAGGGAGCCGACAAAGCAAAAAAGAGTGAACCGGCAGCCGCAACCCGCGCGCGGCCGGTGAGTAACGCCGCGCTGGAACGACTGGCTTCGGTGACCGAGCGCGTGCAATCGCGTCCGGCTCCGTCGGCGCTCGAACAGGCTCCGGCCAAAAAAGAAGCCTATCGCTGGAAAGCGACAACGGTCGTGGAAACGGTAAAAGAAGTTGTCGCCACGCCAAAAGCGTTGAAAAAAGCGCTCGAGCATGAAAAAACGCCAGAGCTGGCGAAAAAACTGGCGGAAGAAGCGATAGAACGCGACGCCTGGGCGAAAGAAGTCAGCCAGCTTAAATTGCCGAAACTGGTCGAGCAGGTTGCGCTGAACGCCTGGAAAGAGCAGGACGGCGAACGGATATGCCTGCATTTGCGTAGTTCTCAGCGCCATCTAAACTCGCAGGGCGCGTTGAAAACGCTGGGCGAGGCGCTGAGTGAATTACATGGCGCGGCGGTTGAACTGACTATCATTGAAGATGATAATCCGGCAGTGCGTACGCCGCTGGAGTGGCGCCAGGCAATCTATGAGGAAAAACTTGCGCAGGCGCGCGAGTCGATCATTGCGGATAGCAACATCCAGACGCTGCAACGCTTTTTCGATGCGGATCTGGACGAAGAGAGTATCCGCCCCCTTTGA
- a CDS encoding YbaB/EbfC family nucleoid-associated protein, with protein MFGKGGLGNLMKQAQQMQEKMQKMQEEIAQLEVTGESGAGLVKVTINGAHNCRRVEIDPSLLEDDKEMLEDLVAAAFNDAARRIDETQKEKMASVSSGMSLPPGFKMPF; from the coding sequence ATGTTTGGAAAAGGCGGTCTGGGTAACCTGATGAAGCAGGCCCAGCAGATGCAAGAAAAAATGCAGAAAATGCAGGAAGAGATCGCGCAGCTGGAAGTGACCGGCGAATCGGGCGCGGGTCTGGTGAAAGTGACCATCAACGGCGCACATAACTGCCGTCGCGTGGAGATCGATCCGAGCCTGCTCGAAGACGACAAAGAGATGCTGGAAGATCTGGTTGCCGCTGCTTTTAACGATGCCGCTCGCCGCATTGACGAAACGCAGAAAGAGAAAATGGCCTCCGTCTCTTCCGGTATGTCGCTGCCGCCAGGCTTTAAGATGCCGTTCTGA